One Sander vitreus isolate 19-12246 chromosome 23, sanVit1, whole genome shotgun sequence DNA window includes the following coding sequences:
- the LOC144512332 gene encoding DENN domain-containing protein 2A-like isoform X2: MNTRTLYDRRRCLVIMAATKRMTSTPDCIYSTVNRVKKGCAAGERSDFHIALVEKKEAGQREGAPKLPFTPLDNLSNQESPIMAYRRPSFNPHSNENTLLVGNKLPRSNVGKIKDKISLWEGKEPTHLPITSSSLGQCASIKRTESLTKNSKTSDEQSAESCKRVAHKEKENLGKENVVKLGDSRPCSPVETGKQQKETLKSSKPSELQNREDCGRVVHKEKQNHEKENVEKLVDSRPCSPTVAAQQQVGTLRKSNERRTAEQTSQEKRAVFTLFKNLDAMGENHGRTPPELGNYFSPPSKDKQVVMGQTSAVKGKQQQENVYTEPGAPPINPVPKPQRTFEHPATAPSGKSQRLGREQRNLPPLPSISTKTSSKPPSGVYGRLRGERGRDNVDRKSFELEDLAGSTSPLFSRSLSQEHHYEDIPDSSKENPYEDIELESQCSQQSLPSSPGADTAKTSRPGFFRQNSGRSLKLLDLRRTNQSSHSTSSGGVSSPPQLSRPSTPTGPEHTSWLPGDPYSPTCRRIPTVVLRINSIFDARIGKKHLRRIYHYAETSSGRDENSDSESEVEERSKAHRQRQRLVSVQSKLRQPSKAHYNGTNTGSSSLEQELHQRLLFEYFLVVSLQKSKAGAHYLPEVTQQFPPKLERSFKFMRETEDQLRIIPQFCFPDAKDWEPVENYPSEMFSFVLTGEDGSRRFGYCRRLLPSGKGKRLPEVYCIVSHLGCFNLFSKVLDEVERRRALSPALVQPFMRAIMEAQFPAPGRTITIKTFLPGSGTEVMELCRPSDSRLEHVDFECLFSCLSLRLLLRVLGSLLLERRVIFTADKLSTLSQCCHAVVALLYPFVWQHTYIPVLPSAMLDIVCTPTPFIVGLLSSSLPQLTELPLEEVLVVDLGNSRFLRQLDDEDSILPSKLQSALENVLERRRELANDRGGDTSGDSGHLSTVVSEAFVRFFVELVGHYPLFITGEREDGYSSSSSSPVPCSFQREGFRKAIPSKTVRRFLEVFMETQMFGWFIQERELHRQALRGLFEVRVQEYLDSIHENEHRRVNRFLKGLGNKMKFLSKK, translated from the exons ATGAACACAAGGACACTGTACGACAGAAGGAG GTGTTTAGTGATCATGGCGGCCACTAAGAGAATGACAAGCACGCCGGACTGCATCTACTCCACTGTCAACAG gGTAAAGAAGGGTTGTGCTGCTGGTGAGAGAAGTGATTTCCATATTGCATTAGTGGAAAAAAAGGAAGCTGGGCAAAGAGAGGGAGCACCAAAACTCCCCTTCACCCCATTAGACAACCTGAGCAACCAAGAGTCACCCATAATGGCTTACAGGAGGCCGAGCTTTAACCCTCACAGCAATGAGAACACTCTCCTGGTGGGCAACAAGCTCCCCAGATCCAATGTAGGCAAAATAAAGGACAAGATTTCTCTGTGGGAGGGGAAGGAACCTACTCATTTACCTATTACCTCAAGTTCTTTGGGCCAGTGCGCCAGTATAAAAAGGACAGAATCGCttacaaaaaacagtaaaacttCTGATGAGCAGAGTGCAGAGAGTTGCAAGAGAGTAGCCCATAAGGAAAAGGAAAATCTTGGGAAAGAGAATGTAGTGAAACTTGGGGATTCAAGGCCTTGTTCACCTGTTGAAACTGGGAAACAGCAAAAAGAGACGCTCAAGAGCAGCAAGCCCAGTGAGTTACAAAACAGGGAGGATTGCGGCAGAGTTGTCCACAAGGAAAAGCAAAATCATGAGAAAGAGAATGTAGAAAAGCTCGTGGATTCAAGGCCTTGTTCTCCTACAGTAGCAGCGCAACAACAGGTGGGCACGTTGAGGAAAAGCAATGAAAGGAGAACAGCCGAACAAACCAGCCAGGAGAAGAGAGCTGTATTCACCCTTTTTAAAAACCTGGATGCTATGGGGGAGAACCATGGGAGAACTCCTCCGGAGCTGGGAAACTACTTCAGTCCGCCTAGCAAGGACAAACAGGTAGTTATGGGTCAAACTAGTGCAGTGAAAgggaagcagcagcaggagaacGTGTACACAGAGCCAGGGGCGCCCCCCATCAACCCAGTCCCCAAGCCCCAACGTACCTTTGAGCATCCAGCTACCGCCCCCAGTGGGAAGAGTCAGAGGCTGGGAAGAGAGCAGAGGAACCTCCCCCCACTGCCCTCCATCTCTACGAAAACTTCCTCCAAACCTCCCTCTGGTGTATACGGGAGACTCAGGGGTGAGAGAGGCCGAGACAACGTCGACAG GAAATCCTTTGAGTTGGAAGACCTTGCAGGGTCAACTAGCCCGCTGTTCTCTCGCTCACTGTCTCAGGAACATCACTATGAAGACATCCCAG ACTCATCCAAAGAGAACCCATATGAGGACATAGAGCTGGAGAGTCAATGCTCCCAGCAGTCTCTGCCATCCTCTCCTGGCGCAGATACTGCCAAG ACTTCGAGGCCCGGCTTCTTTAGGCAGAATTCAGGCAGGAGCTTGAAGCTGCTGGACCTGCGGAGAACCAATCAGTCGTCCCACAGCACTAGCAGCGGGGGTGTTTCATCTCCACCCCAGCTCAGCCGTCCCTCCACTCCCACTGGGCCTGAACACACTTCCTGGCTGCCCGGGGATCCCTACAGCCCCACCTGCCGCAGGATACcaact GTTGTACTAAGAATCAACAGCATCTTTGATGCTCGGATCGGGAAGAAACATCTACGAAGGATCTATCATTACGCTGAGACAAGCTCAGGGAGAG ATGAGAACAGTGACTCTGAGAGTGAAGTTGAAGAAAGATCTAAAG CTCATCGTCAGCGTCAGCGTCTCGTGTCAGTCCAGTCCAAACTGCGCCAGCCAAGCAAGGCCCACTACAACGGTACCAACACCGGAAGCAGCTCTCTCGAACAGGAGCTTCACCAGCGTCTgctttttgaatattttctagttgtGTCGCTGCAGAAGTCCAAGGCTGGAGCCCACTATCTGCCCGAGGTCACACAGCAGTTCCCCCCGAAG CTGGAGCGGAGCTTCAAGTTCATGAGGGAGACGGAGGATCAGCTGAGGATCATTCCTCAGTTCTGTTTCCCTGATGCAAAAGACTGGGAGCCGGTGGAGAACTACCCAAG TGAAATGTTCTCCTTTGTTTTGACTGGAGAGGATGGAAGCAGGAGGTTTGGATACTGCCGGCGTTTACTG CCTAGTGGAAAAGGTAAACGTCTACCAGAGGTCTACTGTATTGTCAGTCACCTTGGCTGTTTCAACCTGTTCTCCAAG GTGCTGGATGAGGTGGAGAGGCGGAGGGCCTTGTCTCCAGCCCTTGTGCAGCCTTTTATGAGAGCCATCATGGAGGCTCAGTTTCCAGCTCCAGGCAGAACCATCACCATTAAAACTTTCCTCCCTGGCTCAGGCACTGAA GTGATGGAGCTCTGTCGACCCTCTGACTCGCGCCTGGAGCATGTGGACTTTGAGTGTCTGTTCTCCTGTCTGAGTCTTCGCCTGCTCCTCCGGGTGTTGGGGTCTCTGCTGCTGGAGCGAAGGGTCATCTTCACAGCTGACAAACTCAG TACTCTCTCCCAATGCTGCCATGCTGTTGTGGCGCTGCTTTACCCCTTTGTATGGCAGCACACTTACATCCCTGTGCTGCCGTCCGCCATGCTCGACATCGTCTGCACTCCAACCCCGTTCATCGTTGGCCTGCTGTCCAGCTCCCTGCCCCAGCTCACTGAGCTGCCCCTGGAGGAG GTTCTGGTTGTGGATCTTGGAAACAGTCGATTTCTCAGACAG TTGGACGATGAGGACTCCATCCTGCCTTCTAAGCTCCAATCAGCCCTGGAGAATGTtctggagaggaggagagagctcGCCAATGACAGAGGAGGAGACACATCTGGTG ATTCTGGTCATCTTAGCACCGTTGTGTCCGAGGCCTTCGTTCGGTTCTTCGTGGAGCTGGTAGGCCACTATCCACTCTTCATCACCGGTGAACGGGAAGACGGctactcctcctcttcttcctccccgGTCCCCTGCTCCTTTCAGCGCGAGGGTTTTCGTAAAGCGATTCCGTCCAAGACTGTGCGGCGCTTCCTGGAGGTCTTCATGGAGACCCAGATGTTCGGCTGGTTCATCCAGGAGAGAGAGCTGCACAGGCAGGCTCTGAGAG GACTGTTTGAAGTGAGGGTGCAGGAGTATCTAGACTCCATCCACGAGAATGAACACCGGAGGGTTAACAGGTTTCTCAAAGGCTTGG gaaacaaaatgaaatttcTTTCCAAGAAATAA
- the LOC144512332 gene encoding DENN domain-containing protein 2A-like isoform X1: MNTRTLYDRRRCLVIMAATKRMTSTPDCIYSTVNRVKKGCAAGERSDFHIALVEKKEAGQREGAPKLPFTPLDNLSNQESPIMAYRRPSFNPHSNENTLLVGNKLPRSNVGKIKDKISLWEGKEPTHLPITSSSLGQCASIKRTESLTKNSKTSDEQSAESCKRVAHKEKENLGKENVVKLGDSRPCSPVETGKQQKETLKSSKPSELQNREDCGRVVHKEKQNHEKENVEKLVDSRPCSPTVAAQQQVGTLRKSNERRTAEQTSQEKRAVFTLFKNLDAMGENHGRTPPELGNYFSPPSKDKQVVMGQTSAVKGKQQQENVYTEPGAPPINPVPKPQRTFEHPATAPSGKSQRLGREQRNLPPLPSISTKTSSKPPSGVYGRLRGERGRDNVDRKSFELEDLAGSTSPLFSRSLSQEHHYEDIPDSSKENPYEDIELESQCSQQSLPSSPGADTAKTSRPGFFRQNSGRSLKLLDLRRTNQSSHSTSSGGVSSPPQLSRPSTPTGPEHTSWLPGDPYSPTCRRIPTVVLRINSIFDARIGKKHLRRIYHYAETSSGRVTDENSDSESEVEERSKAHRQRQRLVSVQSKLRQPSKAHYNGTNTGSSSLEQELHQRLLFEYFLVVSLQKSKAGAHYLPEVTQQFPPKLERSFKFMRETEDQLRIIPQFCFPDAKDWEPVENYPSEMFSFVLTGEDGSRRFGYCRRLLPSGKGKRLPEVYCIVSHLGCFNLFSKVLDEVERRRALSPALVQPFMRAIMEAQFPAPGRTITIKTFLPGSGTEVMELCRPSDSRLEHVDFECLFSCLSLRLLLRVLGSLLLERRVIFTADKLSTLSQCCHAVVALLYPFVWQHTYIPVLPSAMLDIVCTPTPFIVGLLSSSLPQLTELPLEEVLVVDLGNSRFLRQLDDEDSILPSKLQSALENVLERRRELANDRGGDTSGDSGHLSTVVSEAFVRFFVELVGHYPLFITGEREDGYSSSSSSPVPCSFQREGFRKAIPSKTVRRFLEVFMETQMFGWFIQERELHRQALRGLFEVRVQEYLDSIHENEHRRVNRFLKGLGNKMKFLSKK; this comes from the exons ATGAACACAAGGACACTGTACGACAGAAGGAG GTGTTTAGTGATCATGGCGGCCACTAAGAGAATGACAAGCACGCCGGACTGCATCTACTCCACTGTCAACAG gGTAAAGAAGGGTTGTGCTGCTGGTGAGAGAAGTGATTTCCATATTGCATTAGTGGAAAAAAAGGAAGCTGGGCAAAGAGAGGGAGCACCAAAACTCCCCTTCACCCCATTAGACAACCTGAGCAACCAAGAGTCACCCATAATGGCTTACAGGAGGCCGAGCTTTAACCCTCACAGCAATGAGAACACTCTCCTGGTGGGCAACAAGCTCCCCAGATCCAATGTAGGCAAAATAAAGGACAAGATTTCTCTGTGGGAGGGGAAGGAACCTACTCATTTACCTATTACCTCAAGTTCTTTGGGCCAGTGCGCCAGTATAAAAAGGACAGAATCGCttacaaaaaacagtaaaacttCTGATGAGCAGAGTGCAGAGAGTTGCAAGAGAGTAGCCCATAAGGAAAAGGAAAATCTTGGGAAAGAGAATGTAGTGAAACTTGGGGATTCAAGGCCTTGTTCACCTGTTGAAACTGGGAAACAGCAAAAAGAGACGCTCAAGAGCAGCAAGCCCAGTGAGTTACAAAACAGGGAGGATTGCGGCAGAGTTGTCCACAAGGAAAAGCAAAATCATGAGAAAGAGAATGTAGAAAAGCTCGTGGATTCAAGGCCTTGTTCTCCTACAGTAGCAGCGCAACAACAGGTGGGCACGTTGAGGAAAAGCAATGAAAGGAGAACAGCCGAACAAACCAGCCAGGAGAAGAGAGCTGTATTCACCCTTTTTAAAAACCTGGATGCTATGGGGGAGAACCATGGGAGAACTCCTCCGGAGCTGGGAAACTACTTCAGTCCGCCTAGCAAGGACAAACAGGTAGTTATGGGTCAAACTAGTGCAGTGAAAgggaagcagcagcaggagaacGTGTACACAGAGCCAGGGGCGCCCCCCATCAACCCAGTCCCCAAGCCCCAACGTACCTTTGAGCATCCAGCTACCGCCCCCAGTGGGAAGAGTCAGAGGCTGGGAAGAGAGCAGAGGAACCTCCCCCCACTGCCCTCCATCTCTACGAAAACTTCCTCCAAACCTCCCTCTGGTGTATACGGGAGACTCAGGGGTGAGAGAGGCCGAGACAACGTCGACAG GAAATCCTTTGAGTTGGAAGACCTTGCAGGGTCAACTAGCCCGCTGTTCTCTCGCTCACTGTCTCAGGAACATCACTATGAAGACATCCCAG ACTCATCCAAAGAGAACCCATATGAGGACATAGAGCTGGAGAGTCAATGCTCCCAGCAGTCTCTGCCATCCTCTCCTGGCGCAGATACTGCCAAG ACTTCGAGGCCCGGCTTCTTTAGGCAGAATTCAGGCAGGAGCTTGAAGCTGCTGGACCTGCGGAGAACCAATCAGTCGTCCCACAGCACTAGCAGCGGGGGTGTTTCATCTCCACCCCAGCTCAGCCGTCCCTCCACTCCCACTGGGCCTGAACACACTTCCTGGCTGCCCGGGGATCCCTACAGCCCCACCTGCCGCAGGATACcaact GTTGTACTAAGAATCAACAGCATCTTTGATGCTCGGATCGGGAAGAAACATCTACGAAGGATCTATCATTACGCTGAGACAAGCTCAGGGAGAG TAACAGATGAGAACAGTGACTCTGAGAGTGAAGTTGAAGAAAGATCTAAAG CTCATCGTCAGCGTCAGCGTCTCGTGTCAGTCCAGTCCAAACTGCGCCAGCCAAGCAAGGCCCACTACAACGGTACCAACACCGGAAGCAGCTCTCTCGAACAGGAGCTTCACCAGCGTCTgctttttgaatattttctagttgtGTCGCTGCAGAAGTCCAAGGCTGGAGCCCACTATCTGCCCGAGGTCACACAGCAGTTCCCCCCGAAG CTGGAGCGGAGCTTCAAGTTCATGAGGGAGACGGAGGATCAGCTGAGGATCATTCCTCAGTTCTGTTTCCCTGATGCAAAAGACTGGGAGCCGGTGGAGAACTACCCAAG TGAAATGTTCTCCTTTGTTTTGACTGGAGAGGATGGAAGCAGGAGGTTTGGATACTGCCGGCGTTTACTG CCTAGTGGAAAAGGTAAACGTCTACCAGAGGTCTACTGTATTGTCAGTCACCTTGGCTGTTTCAACCTGTTCTCCAAG GTGCTGGATGAGGTGGAGAGGCGGAGGGCCTTGTCTCCAGCCCTTGTGCAGCCTTTTATGAGAGCCATCATGGAGGCTCAGTTTCCAGCTCCAGGCAGAACCATCACCATTAAAACTTTCCTCCCTGGCTCAGGCACTGAA GTGATGGAGCTCTGTCGACCCTCTGACTCGCGCCTGGAGCATGTGGACTTTGAGTGTCTGTTCTCCTGTCTGAGTCTTCGCCTGCTCCTCCGGGTGTTGGGGTCTCTGCTGCTGGAGCGAAGGGTCATCTTCACAGCTGACAAACTCAG TACTCTCTCCCAATGCTGCCATGCTGTTGTGGCGCTGCTTTACCCCTTTGTATGGCAGCACACTTACATCCCTGTGCTGCCGTCCGCCATGCTCGACATCGTCTGCACTCCAACCCCGTTCATCGTTGGCCTGCTGTCCAGCTCCCTGCCCCAGCTCACTGAGCTGCCCCTGGAGGAG GTTCTGGTTGTGGATCTTGGAAACAGTCGATTTCTCAGACAG TTGGACGATGAGGACTCCATCCTGCCTTCTAAGCTCCAATCAGCCCTGGAGAATGTtctggagaggaggagagagctcGCCAATGACAGAGGAGGAGACACATCTGGTG ATTCTGGTCATCTTAGCACCGTTGTGTCCGAGGCCTTCGTTCGGTTCTTCGTGGAGCTGGTAGGCCACTATCCACTCTTCATCACCGGTGAACGGGAAGACGGctactcctcctcttcttcctccccgGTCCCCTGCTCCTTTCAGCGCGAGGGTTTTCGTAAAGCGATTCCGTCCAAGACTGTGCGGCGCTTCCTGGAGGTCTTCATGGAGACCCAGATGTTCGGCTGGTTCATCCAGGAGAGAGAGCTGCACAGGCAGGCTCTGAGAG GACTGTTTGAAGTGAGGGTGCAGGAGTATCTAGACTCCATCCACGAGAATGAACACCGGAGGGTTAACAGGTTTCTCAAAGGCTTGG gaaacaaaatgaaatttcTTTCCAAGAAATAA
- the slc37a3 gene encoding sugar phosphate exchanger 3 — translation MPPSCCGYLSQYTHHHLVVFLLTFFSYVLLHASRKTFSNVKVSISAQWTPSFQNGSAPAFSPGETWEENRLFADEKQATLFLGALDSIFLFSYAVGLYLSGIIGDRVNLRYVLCFGLCGSAVVEFLFGTLTEWLHIYNIYLYCGLWVLNGLLQSAVWPCVVAVMGNWFGKAGRGFVFGLWSACASVGNILGAFLASSVLKYGYEYAFLVTSVVQFAGGVVVFFGLLTSPKEVGLSLESETGLSPVERDTDSHRPLMSDEEDEVEVEVYTRQYQQPDEPLAETPRAIGFCQAFCLPGVLPYSLAYACLKLVNYSFFFWLPFYLSNNYGWKEAEADRLSVWYDVGGIIGGTVQGLISDCMGKRSPVLAMSLALAMGALMGYSRSPNDQVINAALLATTGFFIGGPSNMISSAISADLGRQGALRGNQEALATVTGIVDGTGSIGAAGGQYLVSLIESKLGWMYVFYFFIVMTGCSIVFIIPLLFKEVLAMWRDRQALRRQL, via the exons ATGCCTCCCTCCTGCTGTGGCTACCTGTCACAGTACACTCATCATCATCTGGTTGTCTTCCTCCTCACCTTTTTTAG CTATGTGTTGCTACATGCGTCCAGAAAGACGTTCAGTAATGTGAAAGTCAGCATCTCTGCCCAGTGGACACCATCTTTCCAGAATGGCAGCGCACCAGCTTTCTCTCCTGGCGAG ACATGGGAGGAAAATCGTCTGTTTGCAGATGAAAAGCAGGCCACTTTGTTCCTGGGAGCTCTGGACTCCATCTTCCTTTTTTCATATGCAGTG GGTCTGTATCTCAGCGGTATCATTGGGGACAGAGTGAACCTGCGCTATGTGCTCTGCTTCGGCCTGTGTGGCTCTGCTGTAGTG gagTTTCTGTTTGGCACTCTGACCGAATGGCTCCACATCTACAACATCTATCTGTACTGTGGCCTGTGGGTGCTGAACGGCCTGCTGCAATCAGCTGTCTGGCCCTGCGTGGTGGCCGTCATGGGCAACTGGTTCGGCAAGGCGGG CCGTGGCTTTGTGTTTGGCCTGTGGAGTGCTTGTGCCTCTGTAGGCAACATCCTGGGGGCCTTCCTGGCTTCTAGTGTGCTCAAGTATGGATATGAg TATGCCTTCCTGGTGACCTCAGTGGTGCAGTTTGCCGGGGGGGTGGTGGTGTTCTTCGGCCTACTTACCTCCCCAAAAGAAGTCG GTTTGAGCTTGGAGTCAGAGACTGGACTCAGTCCGGTGGAGAGGGACACAGACAGCCACAGGCCTTTGATGAGCGACGAGGAGGatgaggtggaggtggaggtgtaCACCAGACAATACCAGCAGCCGGACGAACCTCTGGCCGAGACTCCTCGAGCCATCGGCTTCTGCCAGGCTTTCTGTCTGCCTGGAGTGCTACCT TATTCCCTGGCGTATGCGTGTCTGAAGCTGGTAAACTACTCCTTCTTCTTCTGGCTTCCTTTCTACCTGAGCAACAACTACGGCTGGAAGGAGGCCGAGGCCGACCGCCTCTCTGTGTGGTATGATGTTGGAGGAATCATCG GAGGGACCGTTCAGGGTTTGATTTCGGATTGCATGGGAAAGAGATCCCCAGTGTTGGCCATGAGCCTGGCACTGGCGATGGGAGCCCTGATGGGATACAGCC GCTCACCGAATGACCAGGTGATAAACGCAGCGCTGTTGGCTACCACTGGCTTCTTCATCGGCGGCCCGTCTAATATGATCAGCTCTGCCATATCTGCTGACCTGGGGAGGCAGGGGGCTCTGAGGGGCAATCAGGAAGCTCTGGCTACTGTCACTGGCATAGTGGACGGAACAGGAAGTATAGGAGCTGCAGGGGGACAG TACCTGGTGTCCCTGATTGAGAGCAAGCTGGGCTGGATGTATGTGTTCTACTTCTTCATCGTCATG ACGGGGTGCAGCATTGTGTTCATCATTCCCTTGCTCTTTAAAGAGGTGCTTGCCATGTGGAGAGACAGACAAGCGCTGCGGCGCCAGCTGTGA
- the cdkn1d gene encoding cyclin-dependent kinase inhibitor 1D, with translation MAMASPSTSPAETATEASNPELSRRGCIEALKLKVGPARRNLFGPVDHQQLQQDFQRLLCMNVEVANKRWNFDFQREMPEEGSNMEWEELSYEDVPAFYRSCTVRSVQCPKAKRRTLSSSGECSPGNSSTAESGDEYLEVTTRGCYRIRRQGKRKQSAITDFFKVKKMKLLHYKASSLQ, from the exons ATGGCGATGGCTTCTCCATCAACATCACCAGCAGAAACAGCTACGGAGGCATCCAACCCAGAGCTCTCACGCCGGGGGTGCATTGAGGCCTTGAAATTGAAGGTGGGGCCGGCGCGGAGGAACCTCTTCGGGCCTGTGGAccaccagcagctgcagcaggactTCCAGCGGCTGCTCTGTATGAACGTGGAGGTGGCCAACAAGCGCTGGAACTTTGATTTCCAGAGAGAAATGCCAGAAGAGGGCTCCAACATGGAGTGGGAGGAGCTCAGTTACGAGGACGTGCCGGCGTTTTACCGCAGCTGTACTGTTAGGTCAGTGCAGTGTCCAAAGGCCAAAAGGCGCACATTGTCTTCGTCGGGCGAGTGTTCCCCAGGGAACAGCAGCACGGCCGAGTCTGGGGATGAGTACCTGGAGGTGACCACAAGGGGGTGCTACCGGATCCGACGACAAGGAAAACGCAAACAGTCTGCCATCACGG ATTTCTTCAAGGTGAAGAAGATGAAGCTTCTGCATTACAAAGCATCTTCTCTGCAGTAG